Proteins found in one Betaproteobacteria bacterium genomic segment:
- the groES gene encoding co-chaperone GroES, producing MKIRPLHDRVIVKRLEEERKTASGIVIPDTAAEKPDQGEIVAVGTGKVLEDGKVRPLEVKKGDRVLFGKYSGQTVKVEGEELLVMREEDIMGVIEAA from the coding sequence ATGAAAATTCGTCCGCTTCACGATCGAGTCATCGTCAAGCGCCTGGAGGAAGAGCGCAAAACCGCCTCGGGTATCGTCATCCCCGACACTGCCGCCGAGAAGCCGGATCAGGGCGAGATCGTCGCCGTCGGCACCGGCAAGGTGCTGGAAGATGGCAAGGTGCGCCCGCTGGAAGTCAAGAAGGGTGACCGCGTGCTGTTCGGAAAGTATTCCGGGCAGACGGTGAAGGTTGAGGGTGAGGAACTCCTCGTGATGCGCGAGGAAGACATCATGGGCGTGATCGAAGCCGCCTGA